A part of Asterias rubens chromosome 14, eAstRub1.3, whole genome shotgun sequence genomic DNA contains:
- the LOC117299523 gene encoding CD209 antigen-like protein E has protein sequence MQVSLVVFTVLFSVAVVAAWPDPAPKCPKNWSLFNGTSCLQLFKMKEPWHEARRQCKFNQADADLVVVNTEEKKSYVHTMVHAKPPLFSCGITGISEYWIGGHDSHKEGRFEWLDTFHVLDYTNWDRWEPNNSWGEDCIEMQYTDGKWNDEDCNERRCFVCEKPAN, from the exons ATGCAGGTTTCGTTGGTAGTTTTCACTGTGCTCTTTTCGGTTGCTGTCGTTGCCGCATGGCCCGACCCAGCCCCAAAGTGCCCTAAGAATTGGTCGCTGTTTAATGGTACGAGTTGTTTACAACTCTTCAAGATGAAGGAGCCATGGCATGAAGCAAG gaGGCAATGCAAGTTTAACCAGGCTGATGCTGATCTTGTTGTCGTCAACACAGAAGAAAAGAAGTCGTATGTCCACACCATGGTCCACGCAAAACCTCCCCTTTTCAGCTGCGGCATAACGGGCATATCAGAGTACTGGATAGGCGGCCACGATTCCCATAAAGAGGGTAGGTTCGAATGGCTCGACACCTTCCACGTGCTCGACTATACCAACTGGGACAGATGGGAGCCAAACAACAGCTGGGGAGAAGACTGTATCGAGATGCAGTACACAGACGGCAAGTGGAACGACGAAGATTGCAATGAGAGGCGTTGTTTCGTGTGCGAGAAACCGGCTAATTAG
- the LOC117299585 gene encoding lectin BRA-3-like, with amino-acid sequence MSVALRYLGVFALACLVVALPQVECRCPAGATNWIEKNSTCYNFIRKEETWDQARLQCAFESANADLVMLKTADELTYVHTLVHAGIVIGCGKKYWIGLNDRELEGEFKWVDGTTAGYTNWARFEPNNAFREDCTEMGYEDAQWNDEDCGRKRCFVCAVTSD; translated from the coding sequence ATGAGCGTTGCATTACGGTACCTTGGTGTTTTCGCACTGGCCTGTTTAGTTGTCGCCCTGCCCCAGGTAGAATGCAGATGTCCTGCGGGTGCCACTAACTGGATCGAGAAAAACAGCACCTGCTACAATTTCATCAGAAAGGAGGAAACATGGGACCAGGCCAGACTCCAGTGTGCCTTTGAAAGCGCCAATGCAGATCTCGTCATGCTGAAAACTGCAGATGAACTTACCTACGTCCACACCTTGGTACATGCCGGAATCGTCATCGGTTGCGGTAAGAAATACTGGATTGGACTAAACGATAGAGAGCTGGAGGGGGAGTTCAAGTGGGTGGATGGAACAACTGCTGGGTACACAAACTGGGCAAGATTCGAACCCAATAATGCGTTCAGGGAAGACTGCACTGAGATGGGGTACGAAGATGCACAATGGAACGACGAAGACTGCGGCAGGAAAAGGTGTTTTGTGTGCGCAGTGACCTCTGATTAG